In Meleagris gallopavo isolate NT-WF06-2002-E0010 breed Aviagen turkey brand Nicholas breeding stock chromosome 2, Turkey_5.1, whole genome shotgun sequence, the following are encoded in one genomic region:
- the EXOC8 gene encoding exocyst complex component 8: MALALGEGGGGSRLRRQLESGGFAAAEYVKQLSQLEKVEGCRDLLPESPGKYLVYNGDLLEYDADHMAQIQRVHAFLMNDCLLVATALPNRRGAYRYDALYPLEGLAVINVKDNPPMKDMFKLLMFPESRIFQAENAKIKKEWLEVLEETKRNRALSEKRRLEQEALPRPAPTPPESTNPFEEEEEEEEEEEEEPSAEEEAVDLSLEWIQELPEDLDVCIAQRDFEGAVDLLDKLNEYLGDKPASQPVKELRAKVDERVRQLTDVLVFELSPDRSLRGGPRATRRAVSQLIRLGQSTKACELFLKNRAAAVHTAIRQLRIEGATLLYIHKLCHVFFTSLLETAREFETDFAGNNGCYSAFVVWARSSMRMFVDAFSKQVFDSKESLSSAAECVKVAKEHCKQLSDIGLDLTFIIHALLVKDIKGALQSYKDIIIEATKHRNSEEMWRRMNLMTPEALGKLREEMKSCGVGSFDQYTGDDCWVNLSYTVVAFTKQTMAFLEEALKLYFPELHMVLLESLVEIILVAVQHVDYSLRCEQDPEKKAFIRQNASFLYETVLPVVEKRFEEGVGKPAKQLQDLRNASRLMRINPESTTSVV; the protein is encoded by the exons ATGGCGCTGGCGCTCGGGGAGGGTGGCGGCGGGAGCCGGCTGCGGCGGCAGCTGGAGTCGGGGGGCTTTGCGGCGGCGGAGTACGTGAAGCAGCTGTCGCA GCTGGAGAAGGTGGAGGGCTGCCGCGACCTGCTGCCCGAGAGTCCCGGCAAATACCTGGTGTACAACGGCGACCTGCTGGAGTACGACGCCGACCACATGGCGCAGATCCAGCGGGTGCACGCCTTCCTGATGAACGACTGCCTGCTGGTGGCCACTGCTCTGCCCAACCGCCGCGGCGCCTACCGCTACGACGCCCTGTACCCCCTGGAAGGGTTGGCCGTGATCAACGTCAAGGACAACCCGCCCATGAAGGACATGTTCAAGCTGCTCATGTTCCCCGAGAGCCGCATCTTCCAGGCCGAGAACGCCAAGATCAAGAAGGAGtggctggaggtgctggaggagaCCAAGCGCAACCGGGCCCTCAGTGAGAAGCGACGCCTGGAGCAGGAGGCCCTGCCCCGGCCCGCCCCGACACCTCCTGAGTCCACCAACCCCTtcgaggaggaggaggaggaggaggaggaggaggaggaagagccCTCCGCTGAGGAGGAGGCGGTCGACCTCTCACTTGAGTGGATCCAGGAGCTGCCCGAGGACCTGGACGTCTGCATCGCTCAGCGGGACTTTGAAGGGGCTGTGGACCTGCTCGATAAACTCAACGAGTACTTGGGAGACAAGCCTGCGAGCCAGCCCGTGAAGGAGCTGCGGGCCAAGGTGGATGAGCGGGTCCGGCAGCTTACGGACGTGCTGGTCTTTGAGCTGTCTCCGGACCGCTCGCTGCGAGGAGGGCCACGAGCCACGCGCCGAGCTGTGTCCCAGCTCATTCGCTTGGGCCAGTCCACCAAGGCGTGTGAGCTCTTCCTGAAGAACCGGGCAGCTGCAGTGCACACGGCCATCCGACAGCTGCGCATTGAAGGTGCCACGCTGCTCTACATCCACAAACTGTGCCACGTCTTTTTCACCAGCCTTCTAGAGACGGCCAGAGAGTTTGAGACGGACTTCGCTGGCAACAATGGCTGCTACTCTGCCTTCGTTGTGTGGGCCCGCTCTTCCATGAGGATGTTTGTAGATGCCTTTAGTAAGCAAGTGTTTGACAGTAAAGAGAGCTTGTCAAGTGCAGCAGAGTGCGTGAAG GTAGCTAAAGAGCACTGCAAGCAGCTCAGCGACATTGGACTGGATCTCACCTTCATCATCCATGCCCTTCTGGTAAAGGATATCAAAGGTGCTTTGCAGAGCTACAAGGATATCATCATCGAGGCCACCAAGCACCGCAACTCTGAGGAGATGTGGAGGAGGATGAACCTCATGACTCCGGAGGCTCTGGGGAAACTCAGGGAGGAGATGAAGAGCTGCGGCGTAGGCAGTTTTGACCAATACACTGGTGATGACTGCTGGGTCAACCTTAGCTATACTGTAGTAGCTTTCACTAAGCAGACTATGGCCTTCTTGGAGGAAGCATTAAAGCTTTACTTTCCAGAGCTGCATATGGTTCTTTTGGAGAGCCTTGTGGAAATCATCCTAGTGGCTGTCCAGCATGTTGATTACAGTTTAAGGTGCGAACAGGACCCTGAGAAGAAAGCATTCATTAGGCAGAATGCATCCTTCCTTTATGAAACTGTCCTTCCTGTTGTGGAAAAAAGATTTGAGGAGGGAGTTGGAAAGCCAGCCAAGCAGCTACAGGATCTGAGAAATGCTTCAAGATTGATGCGTATAAATCCAGAAAGCACCACCTCTGTGGTGTGA
- the RHOU gene encoding rho-related GTP-binding protein RhoU, whose translation MPAAGALERNGLRLELAGVKFHLQRRRWRHHAFFPLLSPLAVVSVDGKPVRLQLCDTAGQDEFDKLRPLCYTNTDIFLLCFSVVSPSSFQNVSEKWVPEIRCHCPKAPIILVGTQSDLREDVKVLIELDKCKEKPVPEEAAKLCAEEIKAASYIECSALTQKNLKEVFDAAIVAGIQYSDTQQQPKKSKCRTPDKMKNLSKSWWKKYCCFV comes from the exons ATGCCCGCGGCCGGCGCGCTCGAGCGGAACGGCTTGCGTCTGGAGTTGGCAGGGGTAAAATTTCATCTCCAGCGGCGGCGGTGGAGG CACCacgctttttttcccctcctttccccccTAGCCGTGGTGTCTGTGGACGGCAAGCCGGTGCGACTGCAGCTCTGTGACACGGCTGGGCAG GATGAGTTTGACAAGCTGAGGCCTCTGTGCTACACCAACACAGACATCTTCCTGCTGTGCTTCAGTGTTGTCAGCCCCTCGTCCTTCCAAAACGTCAGTGAGAAGTGGGTCCCCGAAATCCGATGCCACTGCCCCAAGGCGCCCATCATCCTGGTGGGGACACAGTCGGACCTCCGGGAGGATGTCAAGGTGCTCATCGAGCTGGACAAGTGCAAGGAGAAGCCGGTCCCGGAGGAGGCCGCGAAGCTCTGTGCCGAGGAAATAAAAGCCGCGTCCTACATCGAGTGCTCGGCTTTGACTCAGAAAAACCTCAAGGAGGTTTTTGATGCGGCCATTGTGGCTGGAATTCAGTACTCAGATACGCAGCAGCAACCAAAGAAATCCAAGTGTAGGACTCCAGACAAGATGAAAAACCTCTCTAAATCTTGGtggaaaaaatactgctgttttgtATAG
- the SPRTN gene encoding sprT-like domain-containing protein Spartan has translation WGWEPTGPAAGFSPSSAGGAPRALERVLSCQFSAGFAYRKSVSLSLFCSRVSFSCAGVCKYEGNGGMCSIRLSEPLLKLRPRKDLVETLLHEMIHALLFVTNNDRDRDSHGPEFCKHMRRINRLTGANVTIYHNFHDEVDSYRQHWWRCNGPCQYRRPYFGYVKRSMNRAPSARDFWWAEHQENCGGTFTKVKEPENFSKKPKEKTDTEKLQNSKSSKKGRVRVGDKKDKIGPKPFSGNGYRLGGADSGLSEKSLTFSSNVKTSDSQHRSAGSTIPIPKNEIKFEKSPRHNTFFPLFTGDTSEKMNLASKREFPKLSVANTKAYKNVNGSPVKVARVVEENSNQGSAKGKRVLPPCYHGSPKQVCFQQTAVAQTLSEKKSLENTAQQWPRKEDRISFENYFIKSTDVALSINTPLTTKAEPAVCSPRSSTVEGQEKNVSCPVCQTEVLESKINEHLDSCLV, from the exons TGGGGCTGGGAGCCCACAGGCCCCGCTGCGGggttttctccctcctctgctgGTGGGGCTCCTCGGGCACTCGAGAGGGTATTGAGCTGTCAGTTCTCAGCTGGCTTCGCATACCGTAAAAGCGTGTCGCTGTCATTGTTTTGTTCTCGGGTCTCTTTCAGCTGTGCCGGAGTGTGTAAATACGAAGGGAACGGTGGGATGTGTTCTATTCGCCTGAGTGAGCCGCTCCTGAAGTTAAGGCCGAGGAAGGATCTGGTTGAG ACACTGTTGCACGAAATGATCCATGCCCTGCTGTTTGTTACTAACAATGACAGAGATCGTGACTCTCATGGGCCAGAGTTTTGCAAGCACATGCGTCGCATTAATCGTTTGACTGGAGCCAACGTCACA ATCTATCATAATTTTCATGATGAGGTAGATTCGTACCGCCAGCACTGGTGGCGATGCAATGGCCCCTGTCAGTATAGAAGACCTTATTTTGGGTATGTGAAACGTTCAATGAATAGAGCACCCTCTGCTCGAGACTTTTGGTGGGCTGAGCATCAAGAGAATTGTGGAGGTACGTTCACAAAAGTGAAAGAACCTGAGAACTTCTCTAAGAAACCCAAGGAGAAAACTGACAcagaaaaacttcagaattCCAAGTCAAGTAAGAAAg GCCGGGTGCGTGTGGGTGATAAGAAAGATAAGATAGGTCCAAAGCCTTTTAGTGGGAATGGGTATCGACTTGGAGGAGCAGACAGTGGACTCTCAGAAAAAAGCTTAACATTCAGCAGCAATGTTAAAACATCTGATTCACAGCATCGTTCAGCAGGAAGCACAATACCAATTCCTAAAAACGagataaaatttgaaaaatcacCCCGTCACAATaccttctttcctctctttactGGTGATACGAGTGAGAAAATGAACTTAGCTTCAAAGCGGGAGTTCCCTAAACTCTCTGTTGCTAATACAAAAGCATACAAGAATGTTAACGGATCACCTGTTAAAGTTGCTCGTGTTGTGGAAGAAAACTCAAACCAAGGTTCTGCAAAAGGCAAGAGGGTTTTGCCACCGTGCTATCATGGGTCACCAAAACaagtttgttttcagcagaCTGCAGTAGCTCAGACTCtatctgagaagaaaagtttGGAAAATACAGCGCAGCAGTGGCCAAGAAAGGAGGAcagaatttcctttgaaaactaTTTCATAAAGAGTACTGATGTGGCTTTAAGTATAAATACACCTCTGACAACTAAAGCTGAACCTGCAGTGTGCTCTCCAAGATCCAGCACTGTTGaagggcaggaaaaaaatgtcagttgTCCTGTATGCCAGACTGAGGTTTTGGAGTCTAAAATAAATGAGCACCTCGATTCTTGTCTTGTTTGA